A window of the Streptomyces luomodiensis genome harbors these coding sequences:
- the eccCb gene encoding type VII secretion protein EccCb → MTQRVIHRPARSTRPLPPASPRTVEPPPNLPEGKIGNAATTMLPLAGVMSSVVMMTVIRNSQFAALGAIVLVFALLGAVALFWSQRGKAQRTRRTQRERYLEYLEELREEFGRLERERRQGARVLNPPPEALYDIVRDPARLWERRRLDGDFLRVRVGVGEVPVQELTVGQHSGSVLTPPDPFMLNEARALLGRFAIATDFPLTVPLDRAGDVSIVGDREGVLRVARALLLQAAVAHAPDDLAVGFAFPAEREEDWSWGKWLPHVLDTDEGDGPVAARRIAAGLPQLSKLLPTELRRRASYAAEVRRGLSDRNALQLTDRLLVISDAYGEAACELPRPDEAVALRDMGVTVLHLLERQVHEPDQVSVRITVDGERIEVEDLRTPEPVRATGTVDAVTLPGAEGLARELAPLRLSATSAPEGAPVAGPVDFPELLGIDDPAALDLDRLWAPRGERAFLRVPIGLSDRHEPVLLDVKESSELGMGPHGLCVGATGSGKSELLRTLVLALVTTHPPEDLALVLVDYKGGATFAPFEDLPHVAGVITNLENQAGLVERVHTSLAGEVKRRQQVLKDAGNVADIGHYAALRATRRPELEPLPHLFVVIDEFGELLTAKPNFIDLFLSIGRIGRSIGVHLLLSSQRIEGGKLKGLDTYLSYRLGLRTFSADESRTVLDTTDAFHLPPLPGFGYLKVDTSTYERFKAGYVSGGYRGPSLRKPQDDEPLALPYPTFNTQQAPEHVTAPELESTKRDTGPTVLSVMVDQLRGAAEPVRRIWLPPLPEAITLDAAAGPVQASDRGLHLTRRPDHMRVPLGVLDDPARQWQDQWLLDLTVAGGHAAIIGGPQSGKTTLLRTLALSLSLTHTPREVAVYGLDLAGGGLSALTDLPHVGGIAGRSDHERATRAVAEVRAMLNEREQLFRDHGIDSIAQLRTLRAQGRLLGLSSTDIVLLIDGFGALRDEFADLEDAITDLLKRGSGYGIHVVAGMLRWNDVRIATQSMFGTRVELRLNDPADSSIDRKLAETLTSDTPGRALTDAKLFAQVALPRIDAHPATGDLAAALEEAARTVRATWHGELASPVRVLPSRLPLTKLPSPAIEPSRIPIGLDQDALAPVHLDLFAHDQHLLILGDNACGKTNLLRLIARQLTDRYTDDELVFAVFDPRRGLRGVIPEPYRGGYAHNPKLSAALTTGIAKELDKRLPDATVDHDALADEPAFSGPRIVILVDDYDILTTAGQQPLAGFLPYVPSAQDIGLHFVIARRVAGSSRALYEPLLTTLRETGTAALVMTGDRTEGQLFPGLYASAQPPGRGTLVRRGRPHQLVQTALAPETTPATTPDHAT, encoded by the coding sequence ATGACCCAGCGTGTGATCCACCGGCCCGCCCGCAGCACCCGTCCGCTTCCCCCCGCCTCCCCGCGCACCGTAGAGCCACCGCCCAACCTGCCCGAGGGCAAGATCGGCAATGCGGCGACCACGATGCTGCCGCTGGCCGGCGTCATGAGCTCGGTCGTGATGATGACCGTCATCCGCAACAGCCAGTTCGCCGCGCTCGGTGCCATCGTCCTGGTCTTCGCCCTGCTGGGGGCCGTTGCCCTCTTCTGGTCCCAGCGCGGCAAGGCGCAGCGCACGCGCCGCACGCAACGGGAACGGTACCTGGAGTACCTGGAAGAGCTCCGCGAGGAGTTCGGGCGGCTGGAGCGGGAGCGCCGTCAGGGGGCGCGGGTGCTGAATCCGCCGCCGGAGGCGCTGTACGACATCGTGCGGGATCCGGCGCGGCTGTGGGAGCGTCGTCGGCTGGACGGTGATTTTCTCCGGGTGCGGGTGGGCGTCGGCGAGGTGCCGGTGCAGGAGCTGACGGTGGGGCAGCATTCGGGCAGCGTTCTGACCCCGCCGGACCCGTTCATGCTGAACGAGGCCCGTGCGCTGCTGGGCCGCTTCGCAATCGCCACCGACTTTCCGCTCACGGTGCCGCTGGACCGGGCGGGCGATGTGTCGATCGTCGGCGACCGTGAGGGCGTACTGCGCGTTGCCCGAGCGCTGCTGCTCCAGGCCGCCGTGGCCCACGCGCCGGACGACCTCGCCGTGGGCTTCGCGTTCCCCGCGGAGCGGGAGGAGGACTGGTCCTGGGGCAAATGGCTGCCCCACGTGCTGGACACGGACGAGGGTGATGGTCCGGTGGCTGCCCGCCGTATCGCGGCCGGCCTGCCGCAGCTGTCCAAACTGCTGCCCACAGAATTGCGACGCCGCGCCTCGTACGCCGCCGAGGTACGACGCGGTCTGTCCGACCGGAACGCGCTACAGCTCACCGACCGGCTCCTCGTGATCAGTGACGCGTACGGGGAGGCGGCCTGTGAGCTGCCGCGTCCGGACGAGGCCGTGGCCCTGCGCGACATGGGCGTCACCGTGCTGCACCTGTTGGAGCGGCAAGTCCACGAGCCGGACCAGGTGAGTGTGCGCATCACCGTCGACGGTGAGCGGATCGAGGTCGAAGACTTGCGCACGCCGGAACCCGTACGCGCGACGGGCACCGTGGATGCCGTCACGCTCCCGGGTGCGGAAGGTCTGGCGCGCGAGCTCGCGCCGCTGAGGCTGTCGGCCACGTCCGCGCCCGAGGGCGCTCCCGTGGCCGGGCCGGTGGACTTCCCCGAACTGCTCGGCATCGACGACCCGGCCGCGCTGGACCTGGACCGGCTGTGGGCGCCGCGAGGCGAGCGGGCCTTCCTGCGCGTGCCGATCGGGCTCAGCGACCGCCACGAGCCCGTACTCCTCGATGTGAAGGAGTCCTCGGAACTGGGCATGGGCCCGCACGGGCTGTGCGTGGGGGCCACCGGCTCCGGTAAGAGCGAGCTGTTGCGCACCCTCGTCCTCGCCCTCGTCACCACCCACCCGCCCGAGGACCTGGCGCTGGTGCTGGTCGACTACAAGGGCGGCGCCACCTTCGCGCCGTTCGAGGATCTGCCCCATGTCGCCGGTGTGATCACGAACTTGGAGAACCAGGCGGGGCTGGTCGAGCGGGTGCACACGAGCCTGGCCGGAGAGGTCAAACGCCGCCAGCAGGTACTCAAGGACGCCGGGAACGTCGCCGACATCGGCCACTACGCGGCGCTGCGCGCGACGCGACGGCCGGAGCTGGAGCCGCTGCCGCATCTGTTCGTGGTCATCGACGAGTTCGGCGAACTGCTCACCGCAAAGCCCAACTTCATCGACCTGTTCTTGTCGATCGGCCGCATCGGCCGGTCGATCGGGGTGCACCTGCTGCTGTCCAGCCAGCGCATCGAAGGCGGCAAGCTCAAGGGCCTGGACACCTATCTGTCCTACCGTCTGGGCCTGCGCACCTTCTCCGCCGACGAGAGCCGCACGGTCCTCGACACCACCGACGCCTTCCACCTGCCGCCGCTCCCGGGCTTCGGCTATCTCAAGGTCGACACCTCGACCTACGAGCGTTTCAAAGCGGGCTACGTCTCCGGCGGCTACCGAGGCCCATCCCTGCGCAAGCCCCAGGACGACGAACCGCTCGCCCTGCCGTACCCGACCTTCAACACCCAACAAGCGCCGGAGCACGTGACCGCTCCCGAGCTCGAGAGCACCAAACGGGACACCGGACCCACCGTGCTGTCGGTGATGGTCGACCAACTACGCGGGGCTGCAGAGCCGGTACGCCGCATCTGGCTGCCGCCCCTGCCGGAGGCCATCACCCTCGACGCCGCGGCCGGGCCGGTCCAGGCATCGGACCGCGGCCTGCACCTCACCAGACGCCCAGACCACATGCGGGTGCCGCTCGGTGTCCTCGACGATCCGGCCAGGCAGTGGCAGGACCAGTGGCTGCTGGACCTGACCGTCGCGGGCGGACACGCGGCGATCATCGGCGGCCCGCAGTCCGGCAAGACCACCCTGCTGCGCACCCTCGCCCTGTCCCTCTCCCTGACCCACACCCCCCGCGAGGTCGCCGTTTACGGACTGGACCTGGCTGGCGGCGGACTCAGCGCCCTCACCGACCTGCCGCACGTCGGCGGCATCGCCGGACGCTCCGACCACGAACGAGCCACCCGCGCCGTCGCCGAAGTCCGCGCCATGCTGAACGAGCGCGAACAGCTCTTCCGCGACCACGGCATCGACTCCATCGCCCAACTCCGCACCCTGCGCGCCCAGGGCCGCCTGCTCGGGCTCTCCTCCACCGACATCGTGCTGCTCATCGACGGCTTCGGCGCGCTGCGCGACGAATTCGCCGACCTCGAGGACGCCATCACCGACCTGCTCAAGCGCGGCAGCGGCTACGGCATCCACGTGGTAGCCGGGATGCTGCGCTGGAACGACGTACGCATCGCCACCCAGTCCATGTTCGGCACCCGCGTCGAACTGCGGCTGAACGACCCCGCCGACTCCAGCATCGACCGCAAACTCGCCGAAACCCTCACCTCCGACACCCCGGGACGGGCCCTGACCGACGCGAAACTCTTCGCCCAGGTCGCCCTGCCCCGCATCGACGCCCACCCGGCAACGGGCGACCTCGCCGCCGCCCTCGAAGAGGCCGCACGCACGGTCCGCGCCACCTGGCACGGCGAACTCGCCTCCCCCGTACGCGTCCTGCCCAGCCGCCTTCCCCTGACGAAACTCCCCTCGCCCGCCATCGAACCCTCACGGATCCCCATCGGCCTCGACCAGGACGCCCTCGCCCCCGTACACCTGGACCTCTTCGCGCACGACCAGCACCTGCTGATCCTCGGCGACAACGCATGCGGCAAGACCAACCTCCTGCGGCTCATCGCCCGGCAGCTCACCGACCGCTACACGGACGACGAACTCGTCTTCGCCGTCTTCGACCCCCGTCGGGGACTGCGCGGAGTCATCCCCGAGCCCTACCGAGGCGGCTACGCCCACAACCCCAAGCTCTCCGCAGCCCTCACCACGGGCATCGCCAAGGAACTCGACAAGCGCCTGCCGGACGCAACGGTCGACCACGACGCCCTCGCCGACGAACCCGCCTTCAGCGGGCCACGCATCGTCATCCTCGTCGACGACTACGACATCCTCACCACCGCAGGGCAACAGCCCCTGGCCGGCTTCCTGCCCTACGTCCCCTCCGCCCAGGACATCGGACTGCACTTCGTCATCGCCCGCCGCGTCGCCGGATCCTCCCGAGCCCTGTACGAGCCACTGCTGACCACCCTGCGGGAGACCGGGACCGCCGCCCTCGTCATGACCGGCGACCGCACCGAGGGCCAGCTCTTCCCCGGCCTCTACGCCTCGGCCCAGCCACCCGGCCGCGGCACCCTGGTCCGCCGCGGCCGCCCCCACCAGCTCGTCCAGACCGCCCTCGCACCCGAGACCACCCCCGCCACCACCCCGGACCACGCCACGTGA
- a CDS encoding DUF6177 family protein, which produces MTKDVIALTPTMPDVRTLLAGLYAGGPDVRVRTAADGAVVQLCTPDGSTLVSIEAPILIHTPGEPARLLGTATTGPDTPVWWTEARATTAVPEAGALAGSFAGRLATVLGGTTWPPEAATTDVIPLTTDTTTVPANTAPHPAIDVLTDTTAVVLQDRPVIPMTSWLSDALRTAITSDRALHIVTPNTARLTLPTRNALGGHPHRWVVQDPQEGYYDGLSGAVLRWHNGTFTPTHTTPGTTPVAPAFTNTPHTGDRQLILALRTRHPADDQLILGRALETTWRHLTGTPPAGWSTAEPVNLPWSTRQLTDLARRRAPQPTSLIAIGHLDCPALATIRIARTTAGVEEDITLTLGYGEHEPPPLEAIPSLAEALTAADHGLTSMLTSLRHGPRDLTIPPHIATPPNPIALTLGPETVHDIGTHHAQHPPLNLTPVQLGPTSRPALHYPLGDGTNDQTWTTLKRLTQHLRAGT; this is translated from the coding sequence GTGACCAAGGACGTCATCGCCCTCACCCCGACCATGCCCGACGTCCGCACCCTGCTGGCCGGGCTCTACGCGGGCGGCCCCGACGTGCGCGTACGCACCGCCGCCGACGGCGCCGTCGTCCAGCTCTGCACCCCGGACGGAAGCACCCTCGTCTCCATCGAGGCCCCCATCCTCATCCACACCCCCGGCGAACCGGCCCGCCTCCTCGGCACCGCAACCACCGGCCCGGACACCCCTGTCTGGTGGACCGAAGCACGCGCCACCACCGCCGTACCCGAGGCCGGAGCGCTCGCCGGCTCCTTCGCCGGACGCCTCGCCACCGTCCTGGGCGGCACCACCTGGCCACCGGAAGCGGCAACCACCGACGTCATCCCCCTCACCACCGACACCACAACAGTCCCCGCCAACACCGCCCCCCACCCAGCCATAGACGTCCTGACCGACACGACAGCGGTCGTCCTCCAGGACCGTCCCGTCATCCCCATGACGAGCTGGCTCTCCGACGCCCTGCGCACCGCCATCACCAGCGACCGCGCCCTCCACATCGTCACCCCCAACACCGCCCGCCTCACCCTCCCCACCCGCAACGCCCTGGGCGGACACCCCCACCGCTGGGTCGTCCAAGACCCACAAGAGGGCTACTACGACGGCCTCTCCGGCGCCGTACTGCGCTGGCACAACGGCACCTTCACCCCCACCCACACCACACCCGGCACCACGCCCGTCGCACCAGCCTTCACCAACACCCCGCACACCGGCGACCGCCAACTCATCCTCGCCCTCCGCACCCGCCACCCCGCAGACGACCAACTCATCCTCGGCCGCGCCCTCGAAACCACCTGGCGCCACCTCACCGGCACCCCACCCGCCGGATGGAGCACGGCCGAGCCCGTCAACCTGCCCTGGTCCACCCGCCAACTGACCGACCTCGCCCGCCGACGCGCACCCCAACCCACCTCGCTGATCGCCATCGGCCACCTCGACTGCCCCGCTCTCGCCACCATCCGCATCGCCCGCACCACCGCCGGAGTCGAAGAAGACATCACCCTTACCCTCGGCTACGGCGAACACGAACCCCCGCCACTGGAGGCGATCCCCAGCCTGGCCGAGGCCCTCACCGCCGCCGACCACGGCCTGACCTCGATGCTCACCTCACTGCGCCACGGCCCACGCGACCTCACGATCCCCCCGCACATCGCGACACCCCCCAACCCCATCGCCCTCACCCTCGGCCCCGAAACCGTCCACGACATCGGCACCCACCACGCCCAGCACCCACCCCTCAACCTCACCCCCGTCCAACTCGGCCCCACCTCCCGTCCCGCCCTCCACTACCCCCTCGGCGACGGCACCAACGACCAGACCTGGACCACCCTTAAACGCCTCACCCAACACCTGCGCGCGGGAACCTGA